One Staphylococcus simiae genomic region harbors:
- a CDS encoding uracil-DNA glycosylase: protein MEWSQVFHEITSRHDFKDMHDFLEQQYTTEIVYPERKNIYQAFDLTPFEDVKVVILGQDPYHGPNQAHGLAFSVQPNAKFPPSLRNMYKELADDIGCIRQSPHLQDWAKEGVLLLNTVLTVRKGEAHSHRNIGWEIFTDEVIQAVSNYHEHIVFILWGKPAQQKIQLIDTTKHYIIKSVHPSPLSAYRGFFGSKPYSKANDYLISVGKTPVNWCENESAGEENGSR, encoded by the coding sequence ATGGAATGGTCTCAAGTATTTCATGAAATAACATCACGACACGATTTTAAGGACATGCACGATTTTCTTGAACAACAATATACAACTGAAATTGTCTATCCAGAGAGAAAAAATATATATCAAGCTTTCGATTTGACTCCGTTTGAAGATGTTAAAGTAGTTATATTGGGGCAAGACCCTTATCATGGTCCAAATCAGGCACATGGCTTAGCTTTTTCAGTGCAACCGAATGCGAAATTTCCACCATCATTACGTAATATGTATAAAGAATTAGCTGATGATATTGGTTGTATTAGACAGTCACCGCATCTTCAAGATTGGGCTAAAGAAGGTGTGTTATTACTTAACACAGTGTTAACTGTTAGAAAAGGTGAGGCACATTCGCATCGAAATATAGGATGGGAAATCTTCACAGATGAAGTGATTCAAGCGGTATCGAATTATCATGAGCATATTGTTTTTATTTTATGGGGAAAACCAGCGCAACAGAAGATTCAATTAATTGATACAACAAAACATTATATCATTAAGTCAGTACATCCGAGTCCTTTATCAGCTTACAGAGGTTTCTTTGGTTCAAAACCATATTCAAAAGCAAATGACTATTTAATATCAGTAGGCAAGACACCTGTCAATTGGTGCGAAAATGAAAGTGCAGGTGAAGAGAATGGATCAAGATAA
- a CDS encoding DUF5327 family protein, with the protein MDQDKIVSLIEQELVQADQASNHHDFEKHMYAIHTLTSIFVTSDNAKQNSGSVVSRSKNQVAETVQYQDISAAEIKAMGGTVPSNYSTTSKSNNQSNLMITDDEIGNGESIFDF; encoded by the coding sequence ATGGATCAAGATAAAATTGTTAGTCTTATAGAACAAGAATTAGTACAAGCTGACCAAGCAAGTAATCATCATGACTTTGAAAAACATATGTATGCTATTCATACATTAACTTCAATCTTTGTGACATCAGATAATGCTAAACAAAATTCAGGAAGTGTTGTTAGCCGAAGTAAAAATCAAGTAGCAGAAACAGTACAATATCAAGATATATCAGCAGCAGAAATTAAAGCTATGGGTGGTACTGTTCCATCCAATTATTCAACAACTAGTAAGTCAAACAATCAGAGTAATTTAATGATTACTGATGATGAAATAGGCAATGGAGAATCTATTTTTGATTTTTAA
- a CDS encoding DUF423 domain-containing protein has protein sequence MKLFIILGALNAMMAVATGAFGAHGLEGKVSDHYLSVWQKATTYQMYHGLAIVILGVISGTTAININWAGWLMFFGIVFFSGSLYILVLTQIKILGAITPIGGVLFILGWIMLIIATFKVTG, from the coding sequence ATGAAATTATTTATTATTTTAGGTGCATTAAATGCTATGATGGCTGTTGCAACTGGCGCATTTGGTGCACATGGCTTAGAAGGAAAAGTATCAGATCATTATTTATCAGTATGGCAAAAAGCGACGACGTATCAAATGTATCACGGCTTAGCTATTGTTATCTTAGGTGTTATTAGTGGTACAACAGCAATTAATATTAACTGGGCAGGATGGTTAATGTTCTTTGGTATTGTCTTCTTTAGTGGTTCGCTATATATTTTAGTATTAACACAAATTAAAATTTTAGGTGCGATAACACCAATTGGTGGCGTACTGTTTATTTTAGGTTGGATTATGTTAATCATTGCGACGTTTAAAGTCACTGGTTAA
- a CDS encoding APC family permease produces MEKETKKIDRGDLKQNLSEKFVWAIAYGSCIGWGAFILPGDWIKQSGPIAASIGIVIGAILMILIAVSYGALVERFPVSGGAFAFSFLSFGRYVSFFSSWFLTFGYVCVVALNATAFSLLVKFLLPNILNNGKLYTIAGWDVYITEIIIATVLLLVFMYVSIRGASVSGSLQYYFCVAMVIVVLLMFFGSFFGNNFSLQNLQPLASHDKGWFVSIIMIVAVAPWAYVGFDNIPQTAEEFNFSPNKTFKLIVYSLLAAALTYVIMILYTGWLSTSTASVHGQLWITGAVTKTAFGYLGLGVLAIAIMMGIFTGLNGFLMSSSRLLFSMGRSGIMPTVFSKLHSKYKTPYVAIIFLVAVSLIAPWLGRTALTWIVNMSSTGVSIAYFITCLSAAKLFSYNKQSNTYAPVYKTFAIIGSVVSFIFLGLLLIPGSPAALTAPSYIALIGWLVIGLVFFIIRYPKLKKMDNDELSRLILNRSEHEVENMIDEPEKVK; encoded by the coding sequence ATGGAAAAAGAGACAAAAAAGATAGATAGAGGAGATTTAAAACAAAACCTATCTGAAAAATTTGTATGGGCAATTGCCTATGGATCTTGTATAGGATGGGGTGCATTCATTTTACCAGGAGATTGGATTAAACAGTCAGGTCCAATTGCTGCATCAATAGGTATAGTTATTGGTGCTATATTAATGATTTTAATTGCAGTTAGTTACGGTGCCTTAGTTGAAAGATTCCCTGTATCAGGTGGCGCTTTTGCATTTAGTTTTTTAAGTTTTGGTAGATATGTAAGCTTTTTCTCATCATGGTTTTTAACATTTGGTTATGTTTGTGTCGTAGCATTAAACGCTACAGCATTTAGTTTATTAGTTAAGTTTTTGCTTCCTAATATATTAAATAATGGAAAATTATACACTATTGCAGGTTGGGATGTATACATAACAGAGATTATTATCGCAACTGTTTTATTATTAGTGTTTATGTATGTTTCAATTAGAGGTGCTAGTGTTTCTGGCTCATTACAATATTACTTCTGCGTCGCGATGGTCATTGTAGTGTTATTAATGTTCTTTGGTTCATTTTTCGGAAACAATTTTTCATTACAAAATTTACAACCATTAGCATCACATGATAAAGGCTGGTTTGTATCTATAATTATGATTGTGGCAGTTGCACCGTGGGCATATGTTGGTTTTGATAATATACCTCAAACAGCTGAAGAGTTTAACTTTTCACCTAATAAGACGTTCAAACTTATTGTTTATAGTTTATTAGCAGCCGCATTAACCTATGTCATTATGATTTTATATACAGGTTGGTTAAGTACATCAACTGCAAGTGTTCACGGTCAATTATGGATTACTGGTGCTGTAACGAAAACAGCATTTGGCTATCTAGGCTTAGGTGTATTAGCTATTGCAATCATGATGGGTATTTTTACTGGACTAAATGGTTTCTTAATGAGTTCAAGCCGTTTATTGTTCTCAATGGGACGTTCGGGAATAATGCCAACTGTATTTAGTAAATTGCATAGTAAATATAAAACACCTTATGTAGCCATTATATTCCTAGTAGCCGTGTCATTAATTGCGCCTTGGTTAGGTAGAACAGCATTAACTTGGATAGTTAATATGTCGTCAACAGGTGTATCTATTGCTTATTTCATTACTTGTTTATCAGCTGCTAAATTATTTAGTTATAATAAACAAAGTAATACTTATGCACCAGTTTACAAGACATTTGCAATTATAGGTTCAGTCGTGTCATTCATCTTTTTAGGTTTATTATTAATCCCAGGATCTCCTGCAGCATTAACTGCACCTTCATATATAGCCTTAATAGGGTGGCTAGTTATTGGATTGGTTTTCTTTATCATTAGATATCCAAAACTTAAAAAAATGGATAATGATGAATTAAGTCGTTTAATATTAAATAGAAGTGAACACGAAGTAGAAAATATGATAGATGAACCAGAAAAGGTTAAATAA